From a single Bemisia tabaci chromosome 10, PGI_BMITA_v3 genomic region:
- the LOC109031880 gene encoding uncharacterized protein, translated as MFHNEVLFYTKVLPLLRRCDTCDVLSTSFPELVYGKAVGKPEEDIVVLKDLRQKGFQPCVDPESLDERHIELVLDRLGKFHALSFICRLQDPMGFEKVASQMRELDYADAVSAFGGFLTKEAFREGIFRGIEPLQNAPEYQGRLTDLRANCSRAYDLMNEYMYGSRDSGVIFHGDFRLDNMMFRYQSDGTPIEVVFFDFQTISIGSPAIDICRFMIFEAPTELKRARWETFLVVYYDALANQMRDYQNTIPSMEAVELDVRKKGIFAYYVYALAWPNLFSDKNGLGCISCPKLKGLNEQEVQETMKTYMQNIREWGGPKVTEMLAEAVRFMIDKNFIFEY; from the exons ATGTTCCACAACGAGGTGTTGTTCTACACGAAAGTCCTGCCTTTGCTCCGAAGGTGCGACACATGTGACGTCCTGTCCACGAGTTTCCCGGAATTAGTGTACGGAAAAGCGGTCGGGAAACCTGAGGAGGACATCGTTGTGCTGAAGGATCTCCGCCAAAAAGGATTCCAGCCGTGCGTCGATCCCGAGAGTTTGGACGAACGGCACATCGAGTTAGTGTTGGATCGATTGGGCAAATTTCACGCATTGTCCTTCATATGCAGACTGCAGGATCCGATGGGATTTGAAAAGGTGGCGTCACAGATGAGAGAGCTCGATTACGCAGACGCAGTGTCGGCGTTCGGAGGCTTTCTTACCAAAGAG GCTTTCAGAGAGGGCATTTTCCGAGGAATCGAACCATTGCAAAATGCACCCGAGTATCAAGGAAGGCTGACAGATCTTCGTGCAAACTGCAGTAGGGCCTACGATCTGATGAACGAGTACATGTACGGCTCGCGTGATTCGGGCGTCATATTTCACGGTGATTTTCGGCTGGACAACATGATGTTCAGGTACCAGTCCGACGGGACACCCATCGAAGTTGTGTTCTTCGACTTCCAGACGATCTCCATCGGGTCACCGGCAATCGACATCTGTCGTTTCATGATCTTTGAGGCCCCCACGGAGTTGAAGCGCGCTCGCTGGGAGACTTTTTTGGTTGTTTATTATG ATGCACTGGCGAATCAGATGAGGGACTACCAAAACACAATACCATCCATGGAGGCTGTTGAATTGGATGTACGCAAGAAAGGGATATTCGCTTATTACGTTTACGCACTGGCCTGGCCGAATTTATTCAGTGACAAAAACGGTCTCGGCTGCATTTCATGCCCAAAGTTAAAGGGCCTAAACGAGCAAGAGGTGCAAGAGACAATGAAGACTTACATGCAAAATATACGGGAATGGGGTGGCCCCAAAGTCACCGAGATGTTGGCGGAGGCTGTTCGGTTTATGAtcgataaaaatttcatttttgagtaTTAA